From the genome of Vicia villosa cultivar HV-30 ecotype Madison, WI linkage group LG2, Vvil1.0, whole genome shotgun sequence, one region includes:
- the LOC131653735 gene encoding coumaroyl-CoA:anthocyanidin 3-O-glucoside-6''-O-coumaroyltransferase 1-like, protein MMKLIEQCQVAPPQNSLPSPTTLPITFFDIPWFYCHPVQRIFFYHFPHPTHHFLQTTLPILKHSLSLTLQHFFPFSSNLIIPTNSDNPPYIRYLDGDSLSFTVSESSANFNLLISDSQDAQNWHPLVPNLPSPRTEPNGTRVIPIMSIQLTVLPDHGFSICLTFQHVAGDGKSLHHFMKYWASLSKASANNNNNCLLSLDLPSHERDRVKDTKGLKYIYLQELQDSESENMEFAGLVRDSYVNKVRTTLVLSYEQVQSLKKLVTDKCKDSHNHNKTQHVSTFVVTSSLIWFCMVKSEESESKSDQDDCVVVDDLCYFVFLADCRDSSEFSLPKTYFGNCLASYIVAVERNELVGENGIVVAAIGIEKKIRDFKSDALLGAETLMSDYRELTKPGKSLVVVAGSPKLAVYETDFGWGKPLKSDAVHLDTTGSVSLSDCRDGGGGIEVGLALERSRMANFISIFQQQLDSICNM, encoded by the coding sequence ATGATGAAGTTGATAGAACAGTGTCAAGTTGCACCACCACAAAATTCACTTCCTTCACCAACCACTCTCCCTATCACTTTCTTCGACATTCCATGGTTCTACTGTCACCCAGTTCAACGCATCTTTTTCTACCACTTTCCTCATCCAACTCATCACTTCCTTCAAACAACACTTCCCATTCTCAAACACTCTCTTTCTCTCACCCTCCAACACTTCTTCCCCTTCTCCTCCAATCTCATCATCCCTACTAATTCCGATAACCCCCCTTACATACGCTACCTCGACGGCGACTCTCTCTCCTTCACCGTCTCTGAATcctcagcaaacttcaacctcctCATATCTGATTCTCAAGACGCTCAAAACTGGCACCCTCTTGTTCCTAACTTGCCTTCACCTCGTACCGAACCAAACGGTACACGTGTTATTCCTATTATGTCCATTCAACTCACCGTTCTACCGGATCATGGATTCTCTATATGTCTCACGTTTCAGCATGTCGCCGGAGACGGAAAATCACTTCATCATTTCATGAAATATTGGGCATCTCTTTCAAAAGCAAgtgcaaacaacaacaacaattgttTATTATCTCTTGATCTTCCTTCCCATGAAAGAGATAGAGTTAAAGATACAAAAGGTCTTAAATATATCTACTTACAAGAACTACAAGATTCTGAGTCAGAAAACATGGAATTCGCGGGTCTGGTTCGAGATTCTTATGTTAACAAGGTACGAACAACTTTAGTATTGAGCTATGAGCAAGTTCAGAGTTTGAAGAAATTGGTCACTGATAAATGTAAAGACAGTCACAACCACAACAAAACACAGCATGTGTCAACTTTTGTTGTAACAAGTTCATTAATTTGGTTTTGTATGGTAAAATCGGAGGAGAGCGAAAGCAAAAGTGATCAAGATGattgtgttgttgttgatgatctcTGCTACTTTGTGTTTCTTGCAGACTGTCGTGATAGCAGTGAATTTTCATTACCAAAAACTTACTTTGGAAATTGTCTTGCTTCTTATATTGTGGCTGTAGAGAGGAATGAGTTAGTTGGAGAAAATGGGATTGTTGTGGCTGCAATTGGTATTGAAAAAAAGATAAGAGATTTTAAGAGTGATGCTTTATTAGGAGCTGAAACATTGATGTCTGATTATAGGGAATTAACGAAACCTGGTAAGTCTCTTGTAGTGGTTGCAGGGTCACCTAAACTTGCTGTTTATGAGACTGATTTTGGTTGGGGGAAGCCTTTGAAATCTGATGCAGTACATCTTGATACTACTGGTTCGGTTTCTCTTTCTGATTGTAGAGATGGTGGAGGTGGAATTGAAGTTGGTTTGGCTCTTGAGAGGTCTAGAATGGCTAATTTCATCAGCATCTTTCAACAACAACTTGATAGTATTTGTAACATGTGA